A genomic stretch from Bacillus sp. N1-1 includes:
- a CDS encoding DeoR family transcriptional regulator yields MLGSGSLSITSTDRMMTRIKSIYLFISKHGTVSTNELVEEFGITQRTVQRDLNVLAYNELVKSPNRGFWTTTSKRVKVG; encoded by the coding sequence ATGTTAGGGAGTGGTTCTTTGAGTATTACTTCAACTGATCGTATGATGACCCGTATCAAGTCCATCTATTTATTTATTAGCAAGCATGGTACTGTCAGCACAAATGAGTTAGTTGAAGAGTTTGGGATTACCCAGCGAACAGTTCAAAGAGATTTAAATGTACTGGCCTACAATGAATTAGTCAAAAGCCCAAACCGAGGATTCTGGACAACAACAAGCAAGAGAGTTAAAGTTGGATAA
- a CDS encoding DUF6884 domain-containing protein has translation MTVKVGLLATARKKSNKSAPVTEFYQSPLFQKTLEYASQHYDRMYFYNAKDGLLLPEDIMDPYDVSIKTFSHHQREEWAQKVIEQFSQHETSTDILVCLHGGSVYRKHLEPQLNRFNYVYEVPLKGLGIGEQLSWYQKNSV, from the coding sequence ATGACTGTGAAAGTTGGACTTTTAGCAACAGCACGCAAAAAAAGTAATAAATCTGCACCTGTGACGGAATTTTACCAAAGTCCTTTATTTCAAAAAACGTTAGAATACGCATCTCAGCATTATGACCGCATGTATTTCTATAATGCCAAAGATGGACTTTTATTACCAGAAGACATCATGGACCCCTATGACGTCTCAATTAAAACATTCTCCCATCATCAACGAGAAGAATGGGCTCAAAAAGTTATTGAGCAATTCTCTCAACATGAGACTTCTACGGATATTCTCGTGTGTTTACACGGTGGCTCCGTTTATCGAAAACACCTTGAGCCTCAGCTTAACCGATTCAACTATGTGTATGAAGTGCCATTAAAAGGACTTGGGATCGGAGAGCAACTCAGTTGGTATCAGAAAAACTCAGTATAA
- a CDS encoding pseudouridine synthase, protein MRLDKLLANMGYGTRKEVKKLLKTGVVRVDEEVIKDAKQHIDPEENHVTVYEETVEYREFIYLMMNKPAGVISATEDEEETVIDILIPEDQVFEPFPVGRLDKDTEGLLIITNDGKLAHHLTSPKHHVPKTYYAKISGVVSEEDVRAFEKGVTLDDGYETKPGELTILSAAEESEIELTIHEGKFHQVKRMFEAVGKKVVYLKRIQMGDIHLDRDLEPGEYRELTEEEVTILQK, encoded by the coding sequence ATGCGTTTAGATAAATTATTAGCGAATATGGGCTACGGCACGAGGAAAGAAGTAAAAAAACTTTTGAAAACAGGCGTGGTTCGTGTTGATGAAGAGGTGATTAAGGATGCGAAGCAACATATCGATCCTGAAGAAAATCACGTAACAGTTTATGAAGAAACCGTAGAATATCGGGAATTCATTTACCTTATGATGAACAAACCGGCTGGGGTCATTTCAGCAACGGAAGATGAAGAAGAAACTGTCATTGACATACTCATTCCTGAGGATCAAGTTTTCGAACCATTTCCAGTAGGGCGATTAGATAAAGATACCGAAGGATTATTAATCATCACGAATGATGGTAAACTAGCTCATCATTTAACGTCACCAAAACACCATGTTCCGAAAACTTATTATGCCAAAATTAGCGGTGTTGTATCAGAAGAAGATGTTCGTGCTTTTGAAAAAGGCGTCACTCTTGATGATGGATATGAAACAAAGCCTGGAGAGTTAACGATTTTAAGTGCTGCTGAAGAATCCGAAATTGAGCTTACAATTCATGAAGGGAAATTTCATCAAGTAAAGCGTATGTTTGAAGCGGTAGGCAAGAAAGTCGTTTATTTGAAGCGCATTCAGATGGGAGATATTCATCTTGATCGTGACTTGGAACCTGGGGAATACAGAGAGTTAACTGAGGAAGAGGTAACCATTCTACAGAAGTAA
- a CDS encoding PRC-barrel domain-containing protein has translation MIKVGKEIQGHKFKNESSAELIVKQVYFDQTLRQATYVEVEKKEISNEKDAIPDHHADEMLHSIQASGGQFTPDNYPVTDDDRKERDANETMIVSFSQLSWQNDVYSLRESQDEIQATVLADQCSYKSLNKAQVLTESGEELGKVKEIVIDKSGRIKGFELSEGFLSNFLSSDHPFLKVDETVKYQHDKIIVPTDDQHRIKKA, from the coding sequence ATGATTAAGGTTGGAAAAGAAATTCAAGGTCATAAGTTTAAAAATGAATCATCTGCTGAATTGATTGTGAAACAAGTTTACTTTGATCAGACGCTTCGGCAAGCAACATATGTTGAGGTTGAGAAAAAAGAGATATCCAACGAGAAAGATGCCATTCCTGATCATCACGCAGATGAAATGCTTCACTCTATTCAAGCTTCAGGAGGACAATTTACACCTGATAATTATCCAGTCACAGACGATGATCGTAAAGAACGAGATGCAAATGAAACAATGATTGTTTCATTTAGTCAATTATCCTGGCAAAATGATGTCTATTCGCTTCGTGAAAGTCAGGATGAAATTCAAGCGACTGTTTTAGCTGATCAATGTTCTTATAAATCGTTAAATAAAGCTCAAGTTTTAACAGAAAGCGGAGAAGAACTTGGCAAGGTGAAAGAAATTGTAATTGACAAAAGTGGTAGGATCAAGGGATTTGAGCTTTCAGAAGGCTTTTTATCCAATTTTCTTTCCAGTGATCATCCATTCTTAAAAGTGGATGAAACAGTGAAGTATCAGCACGATAAAATTATTGTACCTACAGACGATCAACATAGAATAAAAAAAGCGTAA